One part of the Chryseobacterium sp. 7 genome encodes these proteins:
- a CDS encoding DUF6876 family protein → MMKNPNMSANEFYENFVGTENYYRYLLGLLLTDGVKSVADEEQCYWFLDAIASYQFEAKFKNEEFQVWKIERDMDNSFKLSATDGNNKVLANQNIEFSDFLFNELTIWKEGNVLLLPSEH, encoded by the coding sequence ATGATGAAAAATCCAAACATGTCAGCAAATGAGTTCTATGAAAATTTTGTAGGTACGGAAAACTACTATAGATATCTTTTGGGCCTACTTTTAACTGACGGTGTAAAATCAGTTGCTGATGAAGAACAATGCTATTGGTTCCTTGATGCGATTGCTTCCTATCAGTTTGAAGCAAAATTTAAAAATGAAGAATTTCAGGTCTGGAAAATTGAAAGAGATATGGATAACAGTTTCAAACTCTCTGCAACAGATGGAAATAATAAAGTATTAGCGAATCAAAATATCGAGTTTTCAGATTTTCTCTTTAATGAGTTAACTATTTGGAAAGAAGGTAATGTTCTATTACTGCCAAGTGAACATTAA
- a CDS encoding IS982 family transposase → MICFDKITDIFCIVDEFCEDFEKFSEPFLLGNKPKKKPRMSTSEVITITLLFHLSGFRTFKHFYIYYVQKHMTQDFPQTVSYNRFVELMQSALMPMTLFAKTCCLGTCTGISFVDSTPIRVCKNKRIKRNKVFKDIATTGKSTMGWFHGFKLHIIINDKGELLSFCVTQANVDDREPLKNESFLQSIFGKLLGDKGYISEKLTQLLFVDGIQLITSIRNNMKNSLMEMNDKILLRKRSIIETVNDELKNICQVEHSRHRSVVNFMTNLVTGIIAYNFLPKKPSLKYETLKTNQLAMFF, encoded by the coding sequence ATGATTTGTTTTGATAAAATTACGGATATTTTTTGTATTGTTGATGAGTTTTGTGAAGATTTTGAAAAATTTTCAGAACCTTTCCTCCTTGGAAACAAACCAAAAAAGAAACCCAGAATGAGCACTTCTGAAGTCATCACAATTACGCTGCTTTTTCATCTGAGTGGTTTTAGGACTTTTAAACATTTTTATATTTATTATGTGCAAAAACATATGACACAAGATTTCCCCCAAACTGTTTCCTATAATCGCTTTGTAGAATTAATGCAGTCTGCATTGATGCCTATGACGCTATTTGCAAAAACCTGTTGTTTAGGAACTTGCACAGGAATATCTTTTGTAGACAGCACACCAATAAGAGTTTGTAAAAATAAAAGGATAAAACGGAACAAAGTGTTCAAAGATATTGCTACCACAGGAAAATCTACCATGGGTTGGTTTCATGGTTTCAAACTTCATATCATCATCAATGACAAAGGTGAACTTTTAAGTTTTTGTGTAACACAGGCAAATGTTGATGATAGAGAACCGTTGAAAAATGAATCTTTTTTACAGTCTATTTTTGGGAAGTTGCTCGGAGATAAAGGTTATATCAGCGAAAAATTGACCCAATTATTATTTGTAGATGGAATTCAATTAATCACCAGTATTCGCAATAATATGAAGAACAGTTTGATGGAGATGAACGATAAAATTTTACTTAGAAAGCGCTCTATCATTGAGACAGTGAATGATGAGTTGAAAAATATTTGCCAAGTAGAGCACTCCAGACATCGCTCGGTTGTAAACTTTATGACCAATCTTGTAACAGGAATAATTGCCTATAATTTTTTACCCAAAAAGCCATCTCTAAAATATGAAACATTAAAAACCAATCAATTAGCTATGTTTTTTTAA